A segment of the Prochlorococcus sp. RS04 genome:
AGCATTTATTGAAATTCCAAGATGGGATTATCCACTAAGAATTCGCTTTTGGATGATATTCCCAATTTTAATTTTTTTATCATACACCTCATCAAAAAGTGAATATTATGAATAATTATATTTTTACAGTTGTTGTTTCTCTACATAATATGAAAAGTGAATTAGCAGATTTTATTCAATGGTTCAAAGATGAGCAAGAAAATATAAAAAACATTTTTTATATTATTAAAGATACAGGTTATAATTTTGAAACTCTAAAAAAAATTAAAAATTATAAAAACATTCTCATAATATCTGAGCCTGATAATTCTTTATATGAAGCGTGGAATAGAGTTCTACCTTTAGTTAAAACTAATTATGTAATGTTTCATGGTATTTCAGATCGTATTTCACATGTCCCAATAAATCTTCAAAATTATTTAAAAATTTCAACATCAGATGTTATTTATTTTGATTTTATAGGTAATAGCAACAAAATTTATAAATTAAAAAATGTTAATCAAAAATTCGCTTTACAGAAATTCCCTATAAATTTAAAATTTTGTTTTTCATGTTCGCTTATTAAAAAAGAGTCTTTATTAAAAAATCCTTTTAATTGTAATTATGAATATAAAATCCTTGGAGATTTAGACTGGATTATTAGAAATAAAAAAAACTTAGAATTTAGATATTACGCTACTTTACCATTTCTTATTTTTGATACTTCAGGATGTAGTAAAAATTACAAGTTTTTCAATGTTAGATTAAAAGAATATTTAAATATTATTAATTCAAATAATTATAGTTTTATTCACTATGTTGTTTACTTTTTGGGCACCTTTATTAAAACTATCATATTTAAATCTTTATAAAATTTATGATATTTGGCTTCTTATTAATCGCATGAATATTAAATTAAACGATATCTATTGTAGTTATGACTAAATATCAATCCCAAAAATTTGTTAAACATATTTTATTTGTTATTACACGCTCAGATGATATTGGAGGTGCTCATATTTATTTAAGAGATTTAGCATATTGGCTTCAAAGTAGAAAATATAAGATATCAATTATAGTAGGCGGTCATGGTAAATATATAAATCATCTTAGAGAAATTGGACTTAATGTCTTCCCAATTTCATCTTTAGGACGCCAAATTAATTTTTCAAAAGATATTAAATCTATTTTTAGATTATTTTTATTAATAAAAAATCTTAAACCAGATTTGATTTCAGTTCATTCAGCAAAAACTGGAATTTTAATTAGATTTCTTGGTATTTTCAAATTAATACCAAAATGTATTTTTACTGCCCATGGGTGGTCTTTTGCCGAAGGTGTTGGTAAATTATCCTTTTTCTATAGATTACTAGAGACATTTTTTGCTTATGTTCCCCAGAAAATAATAACAGTTTGCAAATCAGATTATAATCTGGCTTTAAATTTTAGAATATGTTCAAAAGAAAAACTCATTTACATTCATAATGGGATTAAGGATTTAAATAAGTACAACCCAAAATTTTATAAGCAAAATGAACCAATCAAATTAATAATGACGGCAAGATTTGAGAATCAAAAGGATCATCTTACATTAATTAAAAGCCTCTCACTTTTAAAAAACTATAATTGGAATTTAAAGTTATTAGGTAAAGGCCCACTTCAACAATCAATAAAAGTTAAACTTAAGGATCTAAATATTTCGGAAAGAGTAGAATTTTTAGGATGGAAAAATAATGTTGCAGATTTTTTAGAAAATTCGGATATATATTTACTAATTACAAAATGGGAAGGTTTTCCTATAAGCATTTTAGAAGCCTTGAGGGCAGGATTACCAATAATCGCTACAGATGTTGGGGGAATTTCAGAAAGTGTTAAAAATGGAGAAAATGGCTTTTTAGTAAAAAAAGGTGATCATTTGGAATTAAAAAAATATCTTGAATTATTTTTTAAAAAACCAAATCTTATAAAAGAATTCGGATTGAAAAGCAGGAAATTATATTGTGAAAATTTTAAATTTATAAAAATGGCAGAAAAAACTGAGAAAATATACAATGAAGTTATTGAAAATGATTAATCTCGAAATTAAAAAAATAAATATTGTAATATTTCTCTTTAAAATTTATAAGTATTTATCAAACCAAATGTAATATATTAAAAAATGATTTTATGAATAATCATACTAGAAATATTCCATGGCTTAAATCAAGAAAACAAATAATTTTATTTATATTTATAGACTTTTTTTTCTTGACTATTGTTAATAGTATATTTTTTAAAGAAATATTTTTAAATAACAAAAATGGACATTTTGAAACAATAATAAATTATTTACTTTATTACCTTGCATGGACTTGTGTAGCCTACATCACGGGAAGATATCATTTTTATCAAACCAAATTATTAATAAATAATTTCTACTACTATTTTTTTATAATTTTTTGCCCTTCATTTTTATTTGTGTTTATTATAGATCCCTTTTTAAATATATTTACATCCTTAGCAATAACTGAAATTTTGAAAGTTTCTAGGATCCAATTATTCTTAAATTTTTCTATAATAACTTTTTTTATTCAGCTTCCATTTCGAATCTTAATCCTTAATTTTTTTAATAGTAAAAAAAGTAAATGGTTTGTTTTATCAGATAAAGTACTTTTCAACGATTTAAAAAAATGGAGTAAAAATAACCTTAAGAAAATTAGTTTTTACTTAATAGACTCAGAAAATATTAAAAACCTAGATTTGCAAAAAACAGAAGGGCTCGTGATAAATGAATTGAGTTCTTTTAAAAAAAACGATTTAAATTTAATAAATCAAATATCAGAAAAAGGAATTGAAGTTATTGATTCTGTTAATTGGTGCGAAATAAATATGCAAAAATTGCCTTCCAAATTATTAATTAATAATCAATACCTTGATAAAAATTTACTATCAAAACACAATGGAGTTGAATTAAGAATTAAAAGAATTGGAGATATATCACTTGCTTTATTAATAAGTATTTTAAGCTTACCCTTTGTTTTATTAGCTTTGATTCTTATTAAATTAGAAGATAATGGTCCTCTTTTTTATCAACAAGAAAGAGTTGGGAAGGACGGAAAAATTTTTAAGATTACAAAATTAAGAACAATGAAACCTAACTCAGAATCAAATGGAGCTGAATGGTCAAAAAAAGGTGATCATCGAGTTACAAGAATTGGGCAAATACTACGAAAAACTAGAATCGATGAAATACCTCAGTTAATATCAATTATTTCTGGAGACATGAGTTTAATAGGACCTCGTCCTGAAAGATTATTTTTCATTAAAATTTTAGAAAAAGAAATTCCGTTATTTTCAAAGAGAACTTTAATAAGACCAGGATTAAGTGGCTGGGCACAAGTAAATTATCCTTATGGAGCATCAGTTGAAGATTCTGAAATAAAATTAAGCTATGACTTGTTTTACATAAGACATTTTTCTATTTTTTTAGATTTTCTAATTTTATTTAAGACCATAAAATTAGTATTTAATTTGAAAGGCAGCAATCCTGGTGAGGAAATTTAAAAACTAAAAATTTTTTGAGAAATTATAAGTTATAATAAATCATGATTTAGATAAAACTTGCTTAATAGATTCTCTATATTTTTATTTATTCTTTTATTTTTTGTTGGAAATGTAATGCCAATAATTTCAAAAGATAATACTTTAGAAAAAAATTCAACCTCTTTAACAATAGATTATCTAAATAGGTCGTCGGGGAATGATTATATTCTTGGGCCAGGAGATAATTTAAAACTAATAGTGTCTAGATTCTATCCAGAACTTACATCTTTTTTTACTATAGATGGAGAGGGCAATGCTAATATACCAAAACTCAGTAGAGTCTATTTAGATAAACTAACAGTCAAAGAAGCCACGCAATTATTAAATGAAGCATATAAGAAATTCGTTAAATATCCAAATGTAGAAATACAAATAATTAGATACCGTCCAGTTAATATTTTTGTGTCAGGTGAGGTTGAGAATCCTGGGAATCAAATATTAACTGGCTCTTTATCTATACAAGAATTTATTACCAACAATTCCAAAGATTCAGACTCTTCTATAAATGATAATAATAATTTAGATTCATTTAATACACAAGATAATTATCAAACAAACTATTTCCCTAAAGTATTTGATGCTCTAAGAAGTGTTGGAGGAATTACTCAATTTACAGACTTATCGAATATACAAATTATACGTAAACAAAGTATTTCAAATGGTGGAGGGAGTAAGATTGCGACTGTTAACTTCGAAAATATGTTATTAAATGGAGATAACACAGGAAACATCAGGATATATGATGGAGATATAATAAAAGTTGGCAAGAGTAATGTAACTAATACAGAAATTTTACAGAAATCAATACTATCAAAAATTACATCAAAGTTCGCAAATGTTTTTGTATCAGGAAGAGTTGAAAGGCCTGGGAATATAAAAGTTTCCAGAGCAGGTTCCCTTTCTGATGCAATTGATATGGCTGGCGGAACAAAAGTTTTAAAAGGTCCTATTACCTTTATAAGATTTGAAAATAACGGATCAATTGATAAAAGGAAATTTGCATTTAACCCAAGAAAAGAAAGAGGCTCATTTAAAAATCCTTTCTTAAAAGATGGAGACATAATCATAGTAGGAAACAGTTTCATTTCATCAACAAATCAAGTTATAAAAGAATTCACTAGTCCTTTTATTGGTATTTTCTCCACTTATGGATTAATAAAGGCAATATCAGATTAAACCAATGCTATATATTCAGGATAAAGAAAGTAAAAAAAATAATTCAAGTGATCAAGAATTTGATATTTTTTTGTTTTTTAAATTTTTACTAAGAAATAAATTTCTAATTGGCAAATTTTCTCTAATTTCATTTTTATTAGGAATAATTTTTTCTTTTACTATTAAAAATGTTTATGAAGGACAATTTCAGATAGTTCTAAAAAAAGATGAACAACAAGCTTCTGCGTATGGAAGCTTTCAAAACATAATAGGTCTAGATAAAACAAATGATTTAAAAACTGAGGTAGGAATATTAGAGAGTCCCTCATTACTTAAACCTATACTAAAGTACATTTTGTTATCGAAGGATTCAGAGGACATATCTAATCTTGATGCAAAGTTTTTTTCTTGGAGAAAAAATAATTTAGATGTGAATCTCCTTAAAGGTACCTCAATTTTAGATATTTCTTATAGAGATGAAGATAAAGATTTAATTATACCTGTGCTACAAAAAATGACCT
Coding sequences within it:
- a CDS encoding SLBB domain-containing protein, whose translation is MPIISKDNTLEKNSTSLTIDYLNRSSGNDYILGPGDNLKLIVSRFYPELTSFFTIDGEGNANIPKLSRVYLDKLTVKEATQLLNEAYKKFVKYPNVEIQIIRYRPVNIFVSGEVENPGNQILTGSLSIQEFITNNSKDSDSSINDNNNLDSFNTQDNYQTNYFPKVFDALRSVGGITQFTDLSNIQIIRKQSISNGGGSKIATVNFENMLLNGDNTGNIRIYDGDIIKVGKSNVTNTEILQKSILSKITSKFANVFVSGRVERPGNIKVSRAGSLSDAIDMAGGTKVLKGPITFIRFENNGSIDKRKFAFNPRKERGSFKNPFLKDGDIIIVGNSFISSTNQVIKEFTSPFIGIFSTYGLIKAISD
- a CDS encoding glycosyltransferase family 4 protein → MTKYQSQKFVKHILFVITRSDDIGGAHIYLRDLAYWLQSRKYKISIIVGGHGKYINHLREIGLNVFPISSLGRQINFSKDIKSIFRLFLLIKNLKPDLISVHSAKTGILIRFLGIFKLIPKCIFTAHGWSFAEGVGKLSFFYRLLETFFAYVPQKIITVCKSDYNLALNFRICSKEKLIYIHNGIKDLNKYNPKFYKQNEPIKLIMTARFENQKDHLTLIKSLSLLKNYNWNLKLLGKGPLQQSIKVKLKDLNISERVEFLGWKNNVADFLENSDIYLLITKWEGFPISILEALRAGLPIIATDVGGISESVKNGENGFLVKKGDHLELKKYLELFFKKPNLIKEFGLKSRKLYCENFKFIKMAEKTEKIYNEVIEND
- a CDS encoding sugar transferase codes for the protein MNNHTRNIPWLKSRKQIILFIFIDFFFLTIVNSIFFKEIFLNNKNGHFETIINYLLYYLAWTCVAYITGRYHFYQTKLLINNFYYYFFIIFCPSFLFVFIIDPFLNIFTSLAITEILKVSRIQLFLNFSIITFFIQLPFRILILNFFNSKKSKWFVLSDKVLFNDLKKWSKNNLKKISFYLIDSENIKNLDLQKTEGLVINELSSFKKNDLNLINQISEKGIEVIDSVNWCEINMQKLPSKLLINNQYLDKNLLSKHNGVELRIKRIGDISLALLISILSLPFVLLALILIKLEDNGPLFYQQERVGKDGKIFKITKLRTMKPNSESNGAEWSKKGDHRVTRIGQILRKTRIDEIPQLISIISGDMSLIGPRPERLFFIKILEKEIPLFSKRTLIRPGLSGWAQVNYPYGASVEDSEIKLSYDLFYIRHFSIFLDFLILFKTIKLVFNLKGSNPGEEI